Below is a window of Rattus norvegicus strain BN/NHsdMcwi chromosome 5, GRCr8, whole genome shotgun sequence DNA.
TGTCCTCTCCACTGGATAaggcagaacagaacagaacccaAAGGACAGCTTCAAATTTAACAGTGggtattaagagaaaaaaaaaaaaagggttgaaCTTGTCAATGTAAACTTCAATTTTCTTGCAGTGCAAATTCGTGTGCTTAAATTTTGCCAATAGttttaaaaagtgtatttttccctctttcctgATGGGGACCATATTAAATAAACACAGCAGCACGTGTCAACTTTGAGCATGGGAAGCTGCAGTTTTGTGTTGTGTAcggtttggtggattttttttctttttggtaatttatttagttttaccaggactcctccctccctctctctctctctctctctctctctctctctctctctctctctctctctttcacacacagacacacacacacacacacacacacacacacacacacacacacacacttcactctTACTAGGAGACATTCTACTTCATTGCCTGGGTACTCGCTTGCAAAGGTCAAAACCCATGAATACACCTGCTACCTGCTATAGGTTAGTCCAGTGTTTTACTTTTACTTTCCTTTCTCCttaatttctctatttttttctctttttaagggACCgggaaaataataattaaaaaaaaaaaaacaatcagaaGTTACAGGGGGAACAGAGGTCCCAGTTAAGACTGTGGACCAAAGGGGAGGGGAGCCCCAAGCTCTGCCCCTCCCCTGCTTGAGTTCACTGGACGGGCGTCTGCACCCCGTGGTGTGGTGGCGTGTCCCTACTCCCCCCATACACATCCTCGGCGCCCGGCAGAGTCCCTCCGGGAGGGGtcatccttttctctttctgtctcctgttaCAAAACCAAACTCTCACCACCTCCTTCTCCAGCTGTAAGCTGTCCGCGAGGGAGGTGATCTCCTGGGCCGAGGGCTTAGGGCATTTGAGGAAATGGCTCTCCAGAGCCCCCTTGACGCTCACCTCGATGGAGGTCCGCTTTTTCCGTTTGCGCCCTTGCGCAGCGATCTTGTCTATGCTGGTGGGGCTGCCCGAGGATGAGTCTGCCTCTTCCAACCACTTGTTCAACAAAGGCTTCAGCTTGCACATGTTCTTGAAGCTCAGCTGCAGGGCCTCAAACCTGCAGATGGTGGTCTGCGAGAAGACGTTGCCGTACAGGGTGCCAAGCGCCAGCCCCACGTCTGCTTGAGTAAATCCTAGTTTGATCCGCCTCTGCTTGAATTGCTTGGCGAACTGCTCCAGGTCGTCTGAGGTCGGCGTGTCCTCGTCCGAGTGCGGGTCGTGGTGCGCGCCTGGGTGGCCCGGTGGGCCTTGTGGGGGAGGTGGCGGGGGCGGTTGCTGGTGCGGGTGAGAGTGCGGATGCGGGTGGTGGTCTGCATGATGGGGCTCATCGTGGGCGTCCCTCAGGCCGTGGTGGTGCAGCCCAGCCGGCTGCCCTCCTGCGCCCAGCATGCCGTTCACCGTGAAGCTGGGCTGCGAATAGAGCAAACCACCGTTGGAAGCTCCCatggagggaggaaggtgagCTGCAGCCGCCGCACTCCGCCATGCCCCGGGCCCGGGATGGTGGTTGGCAGCGTGGTGCACCAGATGTGGCGGtcgctgttgttgctgctgctgctgttgctgttgttgctgctgttgctgttgctgctgctgctgttgctgttggtgctgctgctgcagcGCTCCTGGCCCGTGCAGCTCGTCGCCTCGGCCACCCTGCTGTACCACCACCGAGGGCTTGATGTCCGGCTGGCCTAGGGGGCTGGTGGACCACGGGGAGCCGTCGCCGCCTCCCCCGCCGCCTCCCCCGCCTCctccaccaccgccgccgccccCGCCGCTGCCGCCGTGGGACAGCGCGGTGATCCACTGGTGAGCGTGGCTGAGCGGGTGCCCGTTGCTCTGCAGCGCACCGTAGTCGCCCTGCACCAGGCTCTGTGCCTCGCGGTAGCCCCCCGCGCCCTGCTGCATGCCGCCAGGCGGCTCGGCGTGCACGATGGAGGCGCTGGAGGTGAGCAGGCTGTAGTGGTTAGACGCTGCGGTCGCCATGACTCTCGGAGCCGGACTGGGCGCTCTGGTTAAAGGAGCCGCGCATTTGACAGTTACTTTTCTGCCTTgggctctcgctctctctctctcctcgctCGCCCGcttctcccactctctctctcccctagcGGGCAGCTCAGACGCCCGCTCCGACGCCTTCTGTTGCTGCTCCTGCTATTACTGCTGCTGCCGCGCTGCCTCCCGCCCGCCCTcgctctttctcctcctctccctcctctcgcTCCAGCTCACTCTCTGACTCGCTGGGCGCTCCCCCCTCTCCCCGCGCTCTCAAGCTCTCTCCCGCTCTCTTGGCAGAGCCCGCTCGCAGCGGCACGCGCCTGGGCCCcgccccctccaccccctcccattGGCTCTGCGCCCTTTGATTTACGTGGATACCGCTAGCAACCTCCCAGACCGGAGCCACCGATTGGTGCAGAGCAGCaccccccttctctttccccGGGCGCCCAGTCTTCTCAGTCCTTCCTTTggtacccccacccccagctcagcGATTCAGATTCTCTTAGTTCTcacccccctctcctcttctgtccCCGGCCTCCACCGCCCCACTAGGATGGGCCCCGCCCCCCATCTGTCTCCTAGGCTGAGAAGCCCGGCAGCCGGGCGGTCCAGGCGCTCTGGTGGACCACAGCGGCTTGGAAGACTTGTATGGGAGGGAGTCTACTTTCTTTTCCCAATaggtcttggtggtggtggtggtggggtgtacGGTGGAAGAGAAAGACTGGGTAGCACCGAGTCAGCAGGAGCACGATTTCCATTCtcctaggaacacacacacacacacacacacacacacacacacacacacacacacacacacacacgctcctcGCGCGCGCGCGGACCAACGTCATTTAAACCTAGAACCAGAGCCAAAGCTAGACTAATATCTCCCATGGACGCCTTCTTTTGCACTATAGTTAGAATTACAGCGCACAGGTGTCCGGTGCGGATACTTTTGTTGTCAAATAAAGACCCTTGCCTTCCCCCCTTCACCCAGTAACAAAGATCCCTTAAGCTCCAGATCCAATTTTATCCCAATCTTTCTCAAAAGACTCCGGGAGAGGCAGACTCAACCTACGCCCTGGCTTTTGAGCAACTCCAGTAGCAGAGTTTCCTTATCTAACAGCTCAGCGCTCTGAACTGCAAACAAAACTCTGGAAGCGTGTGTCACACTGACACTCGGGTGCGCACAAAGCTTTTGGATCAGAAAACCTGGAGCTTTCGTACGCAGACCTTCGCCTTGTGCGAGGCTGCAGGAAGGGTGAGCAAGGGAGCGGCCTCGGAGCGGTTCAGCCGCCGAGCGCCGCTCTGGAAAGCTGCGCAGCTGGAGCTGCGGGTTTTCATCCTGCCCCAGGCCTGTCTGTGCAACTTTCGCGCTAATCTGGGCAAAAAGAAGGAAGATCGGCGAGCGGGCTGGTGCTAGGGAGTACTTTCTAAGTCGTAACTAGAGCaggagcgcgcgcgcgcgcgtgtgtgtgtgtgtgtggggggggggtcagtaGCGGGAGTTGGTGCTTAGCCTTCCTCTCTGCTTTTATCCGTAAACTTCAGCAAGACCCAGGGCCAATGCACCCGCGGCGGGGATCTGCCAGGAGACAGAACATCGTGCCTCCAAGTCCCAAGGAGTTGGATGAATTGCCAGCATTCGCGCCGCGCCTGCGAGCTGGTTAGCAGAGATCTAAGCTCAAACTCCGGTCTGGGAGGAGAGACCAGCGAGCACTGCCTGGAGTGGGTCGCACGCCGGCACAGCACAGCGAATCAAAAGTTAATGCGGGTAAAGGAGAGACCCCGGGATCACAAATGGCCTCCTCACTTCTTGCCCTGACCCAGGGCCTGGTAGAACTCTGGTTGGCTCTTTTGGCCAAATTAACGCTCAGAGGGAGCATTTTAAGGCCTCGGAGCATCTTAATCTATATAGCAGAATGGAGCGGGCCGGAAAAAATTCATCACGACTAACGAGGAGCGCTGCTCTTCCGGGAGTGGCTGAACTGTTTATAAATCACTGCGGCTGAGCACCCGCCCGGGCAAGGAGCCTTGGCTGCGAATCTCCACGTGTTCTGTGTTTATGAACATGTGTGGAGGGGACAGAAACGGCCAGGGGAGGGGCGAGACTGCCCGGAGCCAGCAGAACCGAGCTCCACCTGCACGCGCACAGCGGCTCGGCTATGATCCGCAGGGCTGAGAGTCCCATTGCGAACGCACAGCCATTTAGGAGGCGCATTTAGGGGCTGTTAGAAATTTAGTAACTTTGCCCGGCTAGGAAACATTGAAAAGTTCCACCCTCTTCAGTGCGCAGACTCAGCGTCTGGTGAGGGTGATTTTTAGTTTGCGCCCTCGGCTGGGGGCGGCGGGAGAGGCAACTTCCTCTGGTCTACTGGGGTGCGTCCTCCGCGCCCAATAGGATATTGCCGGGTTGAGAAATGTACAGGCCTCTTCCCTGGAGTCCTCCTTCCTAGTCCTCCTTGCTTTTGCTTTCTTGCTTCCCCAGGAGTTCAAACCTCCAAGCCGCGGAAGAACTCAGCTGCTTTGAAAGGACTTAAGGCAGTGTGTGGAGGACGTCTCCCTTCTCCGTCGGTAAAGAGAGGTGACCTCCTGTTCCTATTTAATTTCAAttttggggtggggttggggggttgtTGCTCTTAGAAGATTCTTCGCAGGCTGTAGATGATACTCTCAAGGGAATAATAATTACATTTCCAGATTTATTTCCAATGGATTTGTGGCTACCCAGGTTAAGAACTCCTCCCCCAGGGGTACCCTGGGCATAGGAAGTTAAATGCATGTGCCTGATGGCGGTGAGGAGGAGGCAGCGCGTGAACATCAAAACTTATTGTGATGGGACTCTACTGTCCGTTAATGCCAGCAGACCCTCCCTATTTTGACCTCCCAGAACTGCACTCCACCCCCCAGCCCCGCCTCATTCGCCGGCGTGCGAACGGACTAGCTCTGACTAGCTCTCTAACTGGTctaactgggggtgggggttgtacCCCGGTTAGAAAGCTCATTGAATCCCCAGAGTTTACTAAATGACGTCCCGCCAAGGGGGCCtcagcctctccctctctctctctctctctctctctcaccgagTCAGCTGGAGCACGATTTCCATTCtcctaggaacacacacacacacacacacacacacacacacacacacacacacacacacacacacacacacacacttcgcCTACAGTGCAGGGCCAGTGAAAGGGAGGGCTGGGCGGAGAGCAGAGCTCCACTTGGAGCACCGCCCCTCTCCACCCCTCAAAGAGCCAAGActgcctcctcctgtctctggggGCCTGGTTCGCTCGAACGCCGGGTTCTGAGTGTCTAGTAGTCCTCCCCATTCCCCAATGTCCCGCGCGCCGCCTCGGCTTGTAGCCGCTCCGGATTCCAGAAACCTTGGCTCTTCAAGATTTTAGCTCTAGATTAGtggtgagggtggtggtggtgggggcgtTTCTCTATGGTCTCACGGTCACTGACACCGTTCTTCTTACTGACCAAGTAAGGGAAGAGACCGCCTGTTTGCCTGCCAGTCTCCGCCTGAAACACAGTGCGTTGAAGGTGTCTTGGGTAGACTCCTTTGGCTTTTGATTCAGCTTGTTCTTTTTCACTGTTCAAAGCAGCTGTTCAAATACTGAGCCTGCTTACGATGACGTGGAGAGGATTTCAAACAACCTTAACATGCTTTGAACTGACAAGGTGCCTTGATATCTACCTCACTCCAGCACAGCTCCTCCAGAGCACTTGCTAGGACAATGGCCAAGCAAGCACTTGGTGCTGGCCTCTCTGCCTTGGGTGAGGACTGCCCAACCCCCAGAGACCCTACTGCAGGAGTTGGCTGCACAACAATGGAGAGATCTTGTCTTAGGCTGCACCTCGGGTTCTCTCAGCTCTTCTGGAAGGGCGTTATTCAGCGGTACTGTGTTTGCACTGGTCTGAAATGTGGGCTCCCTGAGGTTAGAGTGCACTagttagaggaaaaaaaaaacctgaatatatacacaaagctaaaaaccacacacacacacacacacacacacacacacacacacacacacacactgagagagagagagagagagagagagagagagagagagagagagagagagagagaaactcctCACTCCTGCTCACTGAGAAACTGTGCCAGGGTTTGGAAAGCTGCAAACAGCCTCTTGATTCAAGTATTCCCAAATCATCACCTTGGTAGCATTTAGGAGAGCAGTGGTGCAATACCCGATAACTTGAACTCTAGCTTGTTAAGGAGAGCAAACACTCTCATGCCACACATAAATGTTGTTTATGTATTTCTTTGTGCTAGGAGTTGACCGAAGGTGTACCTAACCATTTTCATACACTGCACCGAAAACACACAGTTACTAAAACAGTGGAGATGACACTCATTTGATAAATTGAAATTTTGCTTCATTATGCAATCTCAGTAAAGTAGAAATCAggtaacaacagaaaacaaaaggaattttCTTAGGTGGCCATTGGAATAGTAGAAGTGACAACTGGTTTAAAATTATGTAAAAGTgatcattgcttttttttttttaaaggtacatCCACCCTGGGATGGGAttacccctcccctcctcctcctctttctgctcTTCTTCTAGCCCCAGCAGCTGCTTGATGGAGACCTCTTCTCCCCGCATCTGAATGGAACGTCTTTGCTCAGAGTCTACAGAATGTCAAAACTGAGGCTCCTCAGAGCTACAGCTTTAAGAACCACTCCACACAAAGAGGCAGCTGGTTGCTTTAACGGAAACTGCCTTTAAGCTTCAAGAACTGAAGTCTTGGGGAATACATTTATAAGGAGCAGAGAAAAATGCATTTCCAAGCTGTATGTTCTTgggaaatacaaaataaaatttacctgAAAAAATGAGAATTAACCTTAATTATGTAGCTGTTGATTAAAGACGCCCCCATTTAGAATTTTATGTTCCATCTATAAATGCATTTTGCAAATTGCTGATTGCTTATCTGTACCCatatcaaaggaaaaacaaaacaaaacaaaacaaaggtgaAGCATTAGATTTCTGAAAGTTGAAGCACCTTAACTCATCCACTTGGCAAGTtaatttgttgtttgcttgtgtgcacacaattttgtttatttttaactccCAAGTAGTCCATTGCAATGCACGTTCAGTGGCATTTGACATTGACGTTGTTTGAATCCATGggtattcatttcttttcccttcttcaaGCTACAGATCTCATCATTAAAAATGCCCCACTCTTTGTAGTCCCAAAGTGAATATTTTATAAACAGGTTCGAAGACTTCTAACATCATATCACCCAGGCAGTGTAAGCTGTTTCCTGGATTACTTAGAGTAAATTGTCAAAGGAAAGCCTGCTAAATTTTGAGTGTTGAATGTGAGGCCAGAAGAACGTATAAAATATAAAGGAGACATTTCAGGGACAAGCTAGACAGACCCTGTGTGGAGGAGTTAAAATCTCAGGAACAGAACATGAAGGGCTTGTGCCTTTTTAGTTCACTTCCTTGAAATTCCGTTGTCAAAGTACCAAAGGTTAAATAAATTTCTAACAATGAAACCTGAAGGTCTGTGTTTTTTCTCTAGTTTACCCTaaggcaggtggatggatggcCACCAGGAGGGGATGGCAACACTTTGGTAAATTAAAGGGACTTGAACAGAAACCCTCTAGGCTTTAAAGCATTTGGAAAGAATTGTTCTTGGAGCAGTCTGAGAAGAAGGCAAGCCAGGTCAACAGCACACCTGCTCACAGAACAGAAGTTATCATTTGTTCACTGAAGCCAAGGACTGGTTTTGGTTCTTTGtccctgaaaaacaaaaacaaaacaaacaaacaaacaaaaaaaaaaaaacaggctgtTTTCAGTTGAAGTTAGACTTCTGTTCTCTTATTCCGGCAGCACAAGCATCAATGCAAATCCCTTCCAAATTGTATACAAGTACGGCTCAGCAATTATGTCATAAGTACTGGTGACTTCAGCCAGAAGGAGAAGGGTGGCATCAGAGAGAGATGTTTTCTTGAGAGCAGTTAACTGCAGTGGTAGTAAATGTTTTCAAGTCTTCAGCTTATGTCCCTGACTTTCAATTCCGTCATTCTATGGACCTCTGGATAAATAGGGGAACAAAAGTTAAGGATGGAATTATTTCTAAGCAAgaattttcagaatgcggttctTTGGTTTGTAAAGACCTGGGGAAAGGAAAACTTAGGTAGAGAGAATACCGAGACTTCTTCGCTTTGCTCGGCTTCTCTGAGAATTTCTATGGTAATCTAGGGCAGCCTTGGCTGCAGCATTGCATGCAAAATAGAGAGAGGACTGGGCAGAGTCACAGGCCCGATTATTTTAATGCCCTAGGTCAAAAGGAGAGAATAATGAATAGGCGTGGAGTTTAGTTCTTGGATGGGAACTTAATTAACCTTGGAAGAGTGAAAGAAAGTGGGGGTTCCTGCCTAGGATCCGACGTAGAATGATTGTATTTACGTGAGTGTTCGCGCGTGCGCGCTCCCTGTCATACAGGTGAAGTCTACTTCATGGTAACCCCAATTAATCTTTAATCCTGAAAAAAAACTTGGTGCTTCTCTTCCACAGGATGACCAACACCCTATTCCCCCAATCCTAGCTGAGAAATTTGCTGTAGGATCTGGGGATTTCGGCCTGGCCTCCGCCTGCACGCGAGATCAGCAGGGGTGTGGGGAAAGGGGCTGCAGTGGTCCGGGAGTGGAGTCCCCACCTCCGAAGAGACTGCTAGGGAAGGCGTAGAAGAGGGGGGTCCCTGGTTGCCAATCGCCGAGTCAGGTCCTGGCTGCTTTCCGGGAAGGAAGACAAGGGCGAGAAGCGGGAGGCCGGGCCATTGTCCAGGGAGGGCGCATTTTTGTCCTGACGCTGCTGGTTGCTATAGCGAGCAGGGAAATCCAAACAGAAGGGCTCAGTTAGCTTCCCTTGGTCCTGGGAGCAGGGCTCCCTCTTCTCAGCCAAAATAAAAGTGCCGCCGAAGGCCTGGCACTTTTACTAGAGAACCGACTGCAGCCTCCAGAAGAGGGGCCCGGTGGACCCTAGCAcggagcagggggtgggggtccATTAGCAAGGAGCAGCCACGACGATTATTGTGGGTTCTGAGAGAATGTTCTCCCCCTACTCTTTTCCTGCCTTATTttgtttgaaagagagaaagaaaatcctGAAACTCTCACAGAGTCCTAATACTTTCCCTGTGACTGAAGCCCCCTCCCCAAAACTGACAGCAACAAATGGCTCTGCAGGCGGTTCTGAAAAGGACTAGAGAGTTCCAAAACCTACCAAGAAGCAGCGGCATTACCTGGGCCACACTGCCCCCTTCATAAGAGCTTCAGAGTCACTCAAAGAGAAAGTTCACTCAAAAGTAAAGTCGATGGCCTTGTAAAACTTTCACATCaaaaaagacttttattttgcaatagttaaaaaaaaaaaaagaccaacaaCGAAACAAGCCCTGCTATTCAGCTTTGACGACATTCTgagaaaaggcttttttttttttttttttttttggttttattcccGTGTGTATCGGTTCTCCAACAGTACAGCTCAGGACTGAGAATAACAGTGTTTAGTTAGTAATAAACTGTTAGCTTCATAAAATTCAGAGTTTAGGCTTTTTAAAGCGAGACGAGAGCCACCGTTAAGGATAGGGCAGATAAGCAGTTAAGATTTTCCTGGGACCACTAGCTTTCTACAAAGGAGTAGGTAGGGACTTCAACTGCCTTCTCACTCTACAGTAACGTCCAAATCTTGACATTCTTCTCTtcattccctctccctttcttcttctctttgtctctaccCTTGAAGCTTCACTGAAAGCTAaatggaaaactttttttttttatttgaccgGAGGAAAACACTTTAAAGTCAGATAAATGTATCTCTCTACTTCTGCCATTTAAAATACAACCCTTCTCTCCTAATGGTAAGTCCCTTTAAATAAAAGTTTGTATAACTTTGGAAGAAGTCCCTTAATTCATGATgatattcacattttaaaaatgcttgaAAGAAATCATGTTAATGAAGAGAACATTTGCTGTAATTTGGTGATAATTATCAGAATCACCACATATTCGCAGAGGCTTGAACAATACGTGTTCAGAGAAAAGCAAAACACATTATTTTAATAGTCTGATATGCAAACTATAGACTGTTCAATTATGTAGCTTAATAATGCATACATGATGTGATCTTGTTATTGGGTTAGGA
It encodes the following:
- the Pou3f2 gene encoding POU domain, class 3, transcription factor 2 — translated: MATAASNHYSLLTSSASIVHAEPPGGMQQGAGGYREAQSLVQGDYGALQSNGHPLSHAHQWITALSHGGSGGGGGGGGGGGGGGGGGGDGSPWSTSPLGQPDIKPSVVVQQGGRGDELHGPGALQQQHQQQQQQQQQQQQQQQQQQQQQQQRPPHLVHHAANHHPGPGAWRSAAAAAHLPPSMGASNGGLLYSQPSFTVNGMLGAGGQPAGLHHHGLRDAHDEPHHADHHPHPHSHPHQQPPPPPPPQGPPGHPGAHHDPHSDEDTPTSDDLEQFAKQFKQRRIKLGFTQADVGLALGTLYGNVFSQTTICRFEALQLSFKNMCKLKPLLNKWLEEADSSSGSPTSIDKIAAQGRKRKKRTSIEVSVKGALESHFLKCPKPSAQEITSLADSLQLEKEVVRVWFCNRRQKEKRMTPPGGTLPGAEDVYGGSRDTPPHHGVQTPVQ